The genomic interval CGGGCGCCGCCGCTTCTTCGCCATTCTCGGCCCCGTGATCGCCACCGTGGGCGCGGGCCTGCTCTACGTGCTCGCCAACGTCGACCTCACACTGCCCGCCATCATCGCCATTACCTGCGTGCTGGCGGTGATCGTCACCTCGCCGTGGGGCGTGATCGTCACGTACATCAACGAGCGCTTCGTGACCGATGTGCGCGCAACGGGCTTCGGCGTGGGTTTCAGCCTCTCGGTGATCATCCCGTCGTTCTACGCGTTCTACATGAATGCGCTGAGCGCGTTCATGCCGCTGCGGCTCACGCCGGTCGCGCTGCTTTGCGTGGGCGGTTTGATCGGCGCGATCGGTGCGCTGATGGGACCGGAAACCAAAGATGTGGACTTCTAAGCAATCAGAACAGGAAGGAATGACGATGAACAAGGAGCGCATAGGCTTTATCGGCCTCGGCAACATGGGCGGGCGCATGACGCGGCGTCTCGTGGACGCGGGCATTCAGGTGCTCGGCTTCGACACCGTGCGCGAGCGCGTGGACGCGGCGGGCGCGCAAGCCGCCGCCACCGTTGCCGACGCCGTGAAATTCGCCGATGTCGTGATGATGTCGCTGCCCGACAGCAAGGTCGTGGAAGCCGTGGTGGAAGGCCCGGACGGCGTGCTGGCGCAGTGCCGCGCGGGGCAGATCGTGGTGGATCTGAGCACGGCCGCGGCCAGCTCGACGATCCGCCTCGCGAAATTGTTCGCCGAGCGCGGCGTGCAGTACGTGGACGCGGGCATCTCCGGCGGCGCGGCGGCGGCCGAGAAAGGCAAGCTCACGCTGATGGTGGGCGGCGACACGCAAGCCGTGCAGGCACTGCAATGGGCGTTCGCGCCCATCGCAACGAAAGTCGCGCACATGGGCGAGAGCGGCGCGGGCCACACCACCAAGCTGCTGAACAACTTCCTCAACGCGGTGAGTCTCGCGGCCAGCGCGGAAGTGATGGTGGCGGGCAAGAAGGCCGGGCTCGATCTGCATCTGCTGCTCGACGTGCTTAACAGCAGCAGCGGCGTGAACTTCGCCACGCTCAACCGGTTTCCGAAGATTGTCGACGGCGATTATCTCGAAGGCGGTCTCACCGGCAAGCTCATGACGAAGGACGTCGTGCTCTATGTCGATCGCGCGCGCGAGCTGGGTGTGGTGTCGCTCAACGCGTCCGGGCCGCTGGCGAGCTTCGGTCTCGGCACGGCGCTCGGTTACGGCGACGTCATCAGCAATCGCGTGGTGGATGCCATCGGCGACGTCTCGGGCGGCGTGCGGCTTCACGACAAGAAGGCAGGATAACGAAGCAATTCGAAACAACGGAGCAATCAGCATGAAGGTATTTCACGGCAGGGCGGAAGGTGGCAAGTCGGAACAACGCGGCGCGACGTTTACGGGCGTGGTGTATGCGGATCCGGTGATGGCGCCCACGGACGGCGTGACCATCAACACGGTGTTTTTCTCGCCGAGCGCGCGCACGTTCTGGCACACGCACGAGTACGGTCAGGTGCTGACCGTCACGGCCGGGCGTGGCTGGGTCTGCAAGGAAGGCGAGCCGCCGCAGGAGATCCGTCAAGGCGACATCGTCTTCATCGGGCCGAACGAGCGTCACTGGCACGGCGCGAGCGACGCGAGCTACATGGTGCATATCGCCACGTCGCTCGGTTCGGCCACCTGGCAGGAAGAAGTGGCCGAAGCCGATTACCCGCAAGGGCTGAACGCGCGCTGAGCGGGTTTCAGGCCGATGCGGGGTGCGCTCCGCATCGGCGAAAACCCGTTGGATCATTCGCGCAGAATGTATTGAAAACAGGAGACACGCAGCAATGACACCCGTGGAAGCCACGCGCGATCGAGACGATCACGGCACCCCGCGCGATCCGCAACGTATCAAGGACGATTTCGTGCGCGTGCACGGCACGTGGAACGCCGCGTGGGAAAGCATGCTGCGGCTCGACGCGGGTTTCGTCGATGCGTACGTCGCGTTTTCGGGCGTGCCGCAACGGCGCAATCATCTGGAACCCAAGGTGCGCGCCTTTATCGCGCTGGCCGCCGACGCGTGCGCCACGCAGCTTTACGCGCCCGGCGTCGCGCAGCATATCGACGCGGCGCTCGCGTGCGGCGCGACGCGCGAGGAGTTGATGGAAGTGCTCGAACTCGTGAGCACGATCGGCATTCATACGAGCAACGTGGGCGTGCCCGTGCTGCTCGAAGTGCTCGAAGAGGAGGGCCTGCGCGCGGGGCCGGCGGCGCTCAGCGAACGTCAGCTCGCGCTCAAGGAAGCGTTCACGCGCAATCGCGGCTACTGGCATCCCACGTGGGAAGGCCTGCTCGAACTCGATCCGGATCTGTTCGAGGCGTACGTGGCGTTTTCTTCGGTGCCGTGGCGCACGGGCGTGCTGAGCCCGAAGGTAAAAGAGTTCATGTATTGCGCCTTTGACGCGTCCTCCACGCACCTCTACGTGCCGGGGCTGAAGTTGCACTTCCGCAACGCGCTGCGTTACGGCGCGACGGCCGAGGAATTGATGGAATTGCTCGAAATCGTCAGTACGACGGGCATTCACGGCGCGGAACTCGGCGCGCCCTTGCTCGAAGCCGCGCTCGCGCGGCGCGAGGCCGGCTGAAAACCACACCCTCGTTTAGGGAAATGGCGCGCGGTGCAGTATCATACCGGCTGGAACTTTGTCGGACGGGAAGACAATAATGTCGACTGATATTGGTTTGGTGCGGCCCGAAACGCTGCGTCATCAGGTCGAAAACGTGCTGCGCCAGGCCATCATGAGCGGCCGCTTCGCGCCGGGCGCGCGCCTCATCGAACGCGAACTCTGCGAGTCGCTCGGCGTGAGCCGCACTTCGGTGCGCGAGGCGCTGCGCAAGCTCGAGGCGGAAAAACTCGTGCGCAACGTGCCGCACAAGGGCCCCGTGGTCGCGGTGATGTCGCGCGAGGAAGCCGCAGAGTTGTACGCCTTGCGTGCACTGCTCGAGGGGTTTGCCGCGCACGAATTCGCGCGCGTCGCGAACGACGCGACCATCGAGCGCTTCGGCGAAGCCGCGAAGGAACTGCGCGTGCAAGCCACGGCGCAGAGCCAGGAAGGCGTGTTGAAGGCCAAGACGGCGCTCTACGACGTGCTGCTCGATCACTGCGGCAACAGTCTCGTGAAGGAAATTCTCACGAGCCTGTATTCGCGTGTGAATCTGCTGCGCGCGACTTCGCTGATGCATCCCGACCGGCTGCCGAGCAGCCTGAGCGAAATCGACAAGCTCTACGAGGCGCTCAAGGCGCGCGACGCGGATAAGGCGCAGGAACTGGCGCGCCAGCACGTGCTCAATGCGGAGAAAGCCGCGATGCGCATGCTCGACGGCAACAATGCCGCAACGGGCGAGGGCGAAGAGGCTTGACGCAAACGCCTGAAATCGCGCGCGTGAATCTTTCGCTTTGTTTCGCCGTCAACGCGGCTAACGCGCGTTTTGAGGCGTCTTATTCCGCCGATCCCGTCGCGCAGTAACGCGCGAATTGCGTTTCGCCGGGCGTGAAGTGCTGCCGCTGGGCCAATTCCCAGGGGCGCTCGCAGCGCTGGGTGTGCTCGCACCAGCTGTAACCGGCCGAGGCGCGGCAGCCGTGGGCGTCGGCGTCGTGGCCCACGAGATCCGCTGCGGCGGGCGCCGCTGCAGTGGGCGCCGAATTCGAGGCGGTGCTTTGCGCCGCGTTCATACACGCACCGAGCAGAACGGCAGTCGCGATCGCGACTCCCATCGGCAATAACGGTTTCCCGCGCATCAGGTTCACTCCCGGTATAACGATCGACGCCAGTTCGATCGGCTGAAAACCGGCGAGTCTAGCAGCCGCGCGCGCGTTGGCAAGGCTCCCGCGGGCTTTGGCGGCGCCCCTCGCGCGCGTGTTGTGCCGCACCGCGCCCGGCGCTCGCCACACTCAGGTTCGCAGCAGCCCGTAGCGTGGTGGCGCGCGTAAAGCCCGCTCAGCCCGCCGGATTTTCCTCGTCGTCGTGCGAGGGCGCCGCGCCCGCGGGCGTGCCGAGGATGCTCACCTGGAAGGTGGGCGTGGCCGCCAGCGATTGGAGGCTCGGGTCTTCGGGATAACTCAGCAGCAGCGGCAGAACGACCGAGCCGCCGATCACGGCGCGGCGGCTGTTGTCCGCCGGTCGCAAGCCCCATACGTCCTGATACACGAGCGGCACCGCATGACCGTCGCGCTCGGTGTTGCCGAGATACAGCATGACGTGGCCGCCGATATAGATGAGCGTGCGCATGGGCGCGCCGTGCTGCGCGAGCCACGCCAGGCGTTCGGCGGGCGTGGACGACGACAGATCGGTCATGACGCCCGCGCTCATTTGCGTCGACGAATGGCGCGGCAGCCATACGCCGAACGCCGCGAAAATGCTCTGCAGTTCCGCCGAGCAGTCGTTGTCGAAGTTGGCGTTGCCCCAGCCGTACGGGCGGCCGATCAGCGCTTTCATCAGCATCGCGAGATGGCGCGGCGTGGCGGCGAGCGGTCCGCCGACCACGGCGTTCGCGTCGAGCGGCGCGGTGCGGATCACGGCGCGTCCTTCGATATCGCGCGCGGGCACGACGACTTCACGCGTGGCGCCGGTCGCGCCGCTTCCCTCGTTCGCGCCATTCACGCCGTTCGTGGCAGTCGCCGCGCCCGTTGTGCTCGCGCGCAAGGGCAGCAGCGAACCGGCGGGCGCGTCGAAGCGGAACACGCCGCTGTCGTCGCGCACGGCCGCCGACGCCACGACCACCACACCCAGCGATTGCTTCACCGCCGCGCGCCAGGCGGCGACGAAGGCGTTGTCGGCGCGCGCCACGCCCTCGGCGCGCACCCAGCCTTGCACGTCGGGCGTCTGCACGTAGCGCCACGCGCCGTCCGCGCTGGTGCCGAGCACGTAGAGCGGCGTGCCGGGCCGCACCGCGCTCACCTGGAGGTTGTCGAACGGATAGCCTTCGCCCGCGATCCGGTGCGAGTAAAACGACGGATCGATGGTTGGCAACTCGCGCACATAGAGCGCCGAAGTCGCGATCGCGCGGCGGCTCGCATCGTAGGCCGGCGCGCGTTCGAACTGCGCGACGTTCATGTTGCTGGCAATGGCGTCGATCCACGCCTTCGTATGCGGACGGAAGTTCATGCCGTAACCCACGCGGCGCGGCGCTTTGTCGGCGTTATCGAACAGGGCGATGCGGCGCGTTTGCAGCGCGGCGATGTCGCTGCCGCCGTTGCGATAGACGCGCTGCTCGACGTAAGCGCGATTCCATGGCGAGGGATCGCTCGGGCCATCGCCGAAATAACGCGCGACGAGCGCCGCGAACTGCGCACGCTGGACCTCGGGCGTGAGAAACGGCGTGTCGTAGCTGGCGCTCGCGGGGTCGATGACATGGTCGACGTTCTGGTCGTAATGCTCGATGGCAAAGAGCGAGACCGTGTCGGGCGGCAACGCCGGCGCGGACGATGCCGACGGCGAGGGCAACGCGTTCGGGCCGCTCGCGCAGCCGGCGAGCGCGCAGGCTGCGGCCAGCGCGAACGCGGCGAGCATGACGCGAGGCGAGTGGCGAGCGTGCGGAATAGCGGAAGAAGAACGGGACGGCGAAACCGAAGAATCGAGAGCGAAACGCATGGGATGACAGGCGCGAGCAGAAAGCCGGAAGCGGGGGAACCGCGAATCCGCCGATGATACAGGAGCCGCTGCGCACCTTTCGCCGCCAGGTTGCGCGCGCCACGATGGGCGTCTCGATTCGCGCAAACGGCTGCTTCGAAGCGCAGCAATCGGCAGACGAATTCCCGGCTGAACTTTCTGCATTGAAAGCCAATGCGAGGCGTTCGCATCGCCAATGTGCGGCAGCGCGCAATATCGTGCGGGAAAACGCTAGCACGTCGCGCCTTCGTGCCTTTGCTGCTGGATTTTGGCGTAAACCGCCGGTTTGTTATCCCTAGACTGCTTCTCGTGCAGCATGCGCGATCGACTGTCCGCGTCGCCGATCCGCGCGCAGAAAGAACACGGAGACCGGGGAACAGAGTCATGTCCACAGTTAAAGACTGGGCGCCGTCTGTGCAACAGCCCGACGCTGCCCGGATATCACAAGAGCCGGCTCCGACCGCGCATTCGATCTTCCACGAGCCGTGGTGGCTCGACATCGCGACGCAAGGCAACTGGCAGCGCGCGGTCGTGAAGCTCAACGACAAGGTGATCGGCGAAATGCCGTATGCGATACGGCGCACGCGCTTGTGGCGCGTCTCGCATCTGCCGCCGCTCACGCGCACGCTCGGCCCGGTGATCGCGCCGGTGACGGGCAGCGCCGCGCGCCAGCAGCGCCACCGGCTCGACGTGACCGCGCGGCTGATCGATCAACTCCCCGAATGCGACAGCTTTTTCCAGGTGCTCGACCCGCGCGTGGACGACGCGCTCGCGTTCGCGCTGCGCGGCTTCTCGGTGTCGGCGCGCTACACCTATCGGATTGCGCCGGACGTGCCGGCGGAGGAAGCCTGGGCGCGGCTCGACAGCAAGACGCGCAACGTGATCCGCAGCGCGTCGCATGAACTCACGATCGACGCCGATCTCACCCCCGAAGCCTTCCTCGCGTTCTACGACGCCAATCTCGCCGCGCGCTCGCGCACCAACGCGTATGGCTCGACCGTGATGCGCGAACTCGTGAACGCGTTCGTCGAGCGCAAGACCGGCATGCTGCTCGGCGCGTATGCGTCGAACGGGCAACTCGTGGCCGCGATCGGCATCGTCTGGGATCATCAGTCGATGTACTACCTGCTCTCGTCGCGGACGCACGACGCGCATTGCGGTTCGATCAGCCTGTTGCTCTGGACGAGCATCTGCCGCGCGCTGGACCGCAAGCTCACGTTCGATTTCGACGGATTTTCGAGCCCGTCCACGTTCAACTTTCTAAGCGGATTCGGCGCGACGCTCACGCAGCGGCTGGGCGTCGAGCGGCTCGGCACGCTGTATCTGCTCACGCGCACGGTCAAGCGCCGCTTCGCACCCGCGCACGTGTTCGCGCCGAATCTTTGAAGGCGCGAGGGCGTTGTCGATGTCGATGTCGACGGTCCGACGCGCGGGGGCCCAACTGCTTCGTCACGGCGTCAGCGCGAGAGGATGATCGCCACGGCGCGTTCGTACGCAACGTGAGCAGCGCGGCGTTTTCCGGCGTGGCTACCGCCGCCTCAAACGAGTCCGTGACGCGCCGAATCGCGGGCCTTGCGGGTGGTCGTTTCGGCGAGATCGAGCGCGCTCGATGCGAACAGCGTGGGCGTCCAGCGGCGGATGGTGGTCTGCGCGTTGAGTGCGAAGCGGTCGCGCATCACGCGGTCGCCGCCGAGTTCGGCGATGCGCAGCGCGAGCGTGTTCACGTCGCGCGGCTCCACGACGAAACCGTTCACGCCGTCGATCACCACCTCGTCGGCCACGCCGCACGTGCGCGTGACGATCGCCGGGCAGCTCGCCGCGAACGCTTCGCTCACGCACAGTCCCCACTGATCGAACTCGCTCGCGAGCACGACGAACTCCGCGAGCGCGTAGAGATTCGGCATTTCGGTGTTGGCGAGCGACTGGAGGATCGTTACCTGACTCGCGACGCCGCTCGCCTCGATCCGTTCGCGCAAATGCGCTTCGAGCGGACCTTGCCCGACGAGCACGAGGCCGACGCCTTGCTCGTGCACGCCCGATTGCCGCCACGCTTCGATCAGCACGTCGACGTTCTTGCGCGCCACGAAACGGCTCACGCAAAGCACGTAACGCTGCGGCAGGCCGAAGCGCAGGCGCACCGTTGCATCGTCGTCGCGAGCCTGTTGTGCGAGTTGCGCGAAATAGTCGACGTCGATGACATCGAAGCCGATGCGCGATCGCGCCATGGGAATGCCGAGCGATTGCGCGTAACGCCGATGCTTTTCGCCCGCGACGAGCGCGCCGTCGAAGCGGCTCACGAGCCAACGCTTGAGGCGTTCCTTCGCTCGATGACGCAGGCCGTCGTCGGCTTTCGAATCCGACATGTAGATGAGCTTGTAACGCCGCGTGAGGAGGCGCAGTGCGCACAGCAGCGTCGAATAGCCCGTGTTGTAGCCGAGCGTGATGACGACGTCGGGGCCGAACTCGAGCACCTTGGTGGTGAGGCGCGCGCTCGCGCTCACGCCGAGGCTGTCGCTGTCGCTGCCGTCGGCGACCAGCGTTTCGGCCTGACGCGGACGATTCGCGAAGAACGCCGCGCGCCGCTCCTGCGGAAAGCCATAGACGCCCGAGCGCGGAAACACCTCGAGTAGCGCGACCTGATGGCCACGGCTCGCTGCCGCGTTCACGAGCGCTTCGTAGCGGGGGACGTGGTAGTCGCCCAGATTGCCGATGACGAACAGGATGCGTATGGACAAATGACGGCTCACGAAAGGTATAGGCAAAGTGCCACGACGGTGCGTGACCGCTCGAGTTGAACGCGCGACTTAACGCATCGTAACCGTTGCGGCGCGCCGTGGCGCGCGATGTCGGCGATGGGCGAATACTTGTCCGAAAGGAGAGGATGCGGGGCGAAAACGGGCGCGCTTTGCGATGTTGGATGGGCTGCGCGGGCAACTATGGCGTCTCGTGGGAAATTTAGGGTGCCATCGTCCTAAGGTCGACATTATAGGATTAATGTCAAATAAAATAGCTTGAATCGTCAGATATTTTACGGTTTGCGTTATATTATTTACGGCTCAGCTTGATGCACGCGATACACAACGCAAACTGCACGGATACAGCCGGATTTTGACGTTTTCAGACACGATAACTCCAGCCATTCGCAACTCGCGCATCGATCCGGGTTACGTCATATTCCCCGCGATCCATTGCATCGCAATCCTGATTAAATCGCGCCTTTCGACGCGCTTTAAAAATTGACAAAAGCGAACGTATTGAAATCGATTTCCCGTTTATTTTTGTTATTTCGAACGATTCGCCCGTGTTTTTTCTACACACTGTCTTCGGGTTGTGCTATTGATTCGACCTTCGCCGCAACCCGCGGCGAACCGCAAAACACGTGCCGGTCGGGCTTTACACGCGTTTCCATATGCAACGCGATTTGCCTGTTTCGCGCGCGTGAGGTAGGGTATGCAGGTTTTCTCAACTCAAAACAGGTAGCAGATGAACAAACAGGAACTCATTGACGCAGTCGCCGCAAGCACGGGCGAAACCAAGGCTGCCACGGGCGCCGCGATCGACGCGATCCTCGAGGTCGTCACGCGTGCGGTCACGTCGGGTGACTCCGTGCAGCTCGTCGGCTTCGGTTCGTTCTCGACTGGCCAGCGTGCCGCTCGCGTGGGCCGCAACCCGGCCACGGGCGAGGAGATCCAGATTGCCGCTGCAAAAACGGTGAAGTTCACCGCAGGCAAGGCCTTCAAGGACGCCGTCAACGCGTCGTGATGTAAAGGCCGCCGCCAGGCGCTCGCACGCGCGGCCCGTATGGCCGGCGCGTGCGACGCGTCTTCTCCCCCGTGGCGGCGCGCTTCCCCCGTCTCATCGTTCTCTCTCGGCATCAAGATCGACCGTGCGCTCATAGGCCGGCCGCGATCCTGTTCTGATCCACCTTCCGCCGTGTCCGATACGCCTCGTTTTGTGCAATAACGAAGCGCGCCGCTGCACGCCGAACTCGCGTCACGCCTTGCCGGTCACATCCTTGCCGACCGCTTCCGCTTCCATTGGCGCGCGCGCGTTTTCATTGCGACGGCGCTTGGCCTCGTACATCGCCGCATCGGCTTCGCGCAGCATCGTTTCCACGTTGTCGCCTTCCTCGCAGCTCGCCACGCCGAGCGAAAAACTCAGCTTCGGGCCGCCATAGAACTGATTGTTGAGCTCGACGAGCTTCGTGATGCTGTCCGCCACGATCGCCGCATCGCGCACGTCCGCGCCCGGCAGCAGCACCGCGAATTCGTCGCCGCCGATCCGCGCCGCCTGATACGGCTTCTGAATCGCCTTCGCGAGCGCCTCGCCCGCGCGACGCAGCAGCGCATCTCCGGCCGCGTGGCCGAGCTGATCGTTCACGGCCTTGAGGTTGTCCATGTCGAGGACGATCGCGCTAACCGGGAACGGCCCTTTGCGTTGCAGGCGATTGATTTCGTCGACATAAAACGAACGGTTCTTGAGCTTCGTAAGCACGTCGTGCTTGCCGAGGAACTCCAGGTACGCCTCGGCTTTCTTGCGCGCCGTGATGTCGGTGAGCGCGAGCAGCACGAGATCCCACTTCGCCTCGTGGCCGGGAAACACGGAGAACTGCAAGTGCACGTTCAACTCGCTGCCGTCGAGCGCGTAGTTCACGACTTCGCGTTGCTGGAACAGGCGGCCTTCCCACAGGTCGAGCAACTGCTCGCGAAAGTGCGGGCGCATTTCGTCGCGGAACACGTCGGGGAGGCGCGCGAGCAGCGTGGCTTTGTCCGGCACGCGGAACATGCCGAGCGTGTAGTGGTTGACGTCGAGCACGCGAATCTCGCTCATGCAGCGTTCGACGAATTCCGGATGCACGTCGGTGAAGGTGCGAAAGTCGACGATGCCCTGCATGCGCACTTCGTCGAGCAGATCGCGGATCGCCGAAAAATCTTCCACCCACAGCGACACCGGCGCGTGCTCGAACACGCCCAGTGCGTACTGTTCGCTCGCCGCCGCGCGATGACGCGCCTCTTCGAGCGCGGAGACATCCTCGATCGACACCAGCACGCGGCTCCAATCGTCTTCGTGGCCGGGCAGGATCACGCCGCGCAGCAGAATGTCCATGCGCCGGCCCGCCAGCGTGTAGTTCACGCTCTTGCTTTCGAAGGTGGCGCTGCCGGTCCACATCTGCTCCAGTTCGCCCACGTGGGCCTGGAACATGTCGTCGCGCAGCACTTCGGAGAGATGCGCGGAGAGTTCTTCGTAGTCGCGCGCACCGTAGAGCGAGAGCGTGTGCCGGTTGACCTTGAGCACGCGTATGCACGCCGAGCATTCGGCCACGCGGCGCGGGTCTTCTTCCAGAAAGCGCCGCAGGTCGGTGACGCCTTGCGCGCGCCAACGCTCGAACAGCGCGCGCAGCTGGCTATAGTCTTCGAGCCAGAGCGACGTGGGCGTGACGTCGAAGAAGTCGAGCAGGTCGACGCCCATGTTGGCGAAGCTGGCGGCCGTAGCCGGGGTGCCTTGTTGCATATCGGTGCGAGGTAGGGGAACGGGGCGCGGCCGGCGCCGCGCGCGAATAACCGAATCCTGGCACACCTTCACGCCCCTGTGAGCGTCGCCGATGCAGATAGCGCGGCGCCGGAGCGGCCGAATCCTTCGCCGGGACGTGCAGTGAACCTGTCTGATTAACGGCACGTACGGGGCGAACCTTCAGGATCCGCGGCGCTGGCGTGTCTCACATCGACGACGTCGGGCGCGCGCACGCCGCCTATTTCTCTGGCGGTGCGCCCGGCGTACGTGCCGCATCAAGGCAGCGTTTCGATCGAATCGACGCGGTCGGGATAGAACGCGAGATGGTCCTTGATCGCGGCCACGGCGTCATGCGGCGTCTCGTAGCTCCACACCGCGTTGCCCGCGCGTTCGCCGCCCGGCGTGATCGAGTAATACGACGCGGTGCCCTTATAGGGGCACCAGCTCGTGTGGTCGGTGCGCGCGAGCGAGGCGAGGTCGGCGTCTTCGCGCGGGATGTAGAACACCGCGGGATAGCTGGCTTCGCGCAGGGCGAGGGCGCGGCGGGTGTCGGCGATCACGCGGCCGCCCGATTTGACCACCACGCGCGCGGGCGCGGGTTCGATCGTGATCGGATGATCGGGGCCGGGAATTTTCACGGTTTTCGTATCCATGGCAGCGTCTCCCTGTGGCGGGTTGGTCGATGCGAATCGTCGATAACGACAGCCGGCCGTCACGGTCAGCGGTAACCGGCGATAACGAGGCGATGCAACCCACAGTCTAGGCGAGCCGCGCCGTCCTTGCCGTTCGCGACGGAACGCCGCAACGGTCGGCGCAGGCCCGCGCGCGATCCGCCACGGGCGCGCATAGCCGGAATCGTCATATGCAATTGCCGATTAACTGGTAGGGGAAAGCGCCGCCGGCTGTTTCAATGGGCGACCGATGCCGTTCGACGCACGGACGGCGATTGCCACGCGATAGCGCCCATTTCTGCCGTGCGCGGCCTTCCCATTTCATCCGCTGCAGGATCTTCGATGAGTCTCGACATTTTCTGGTTCTTGCCGACTTCCGGCGACACCCGCTATCTCGGCAAATCCGATTTCGGCCGCGCGCCGACCAACGCCTACCTGCGCCAGATTGCCGTGACCGCCGAAGAACTCGGCTACGACGGCCTGCTGATTCCCACCGGCAGCAGTTGCCTCGACCCGTGGGTGACGGCCGCGAGCCTCGCGCCGGTCACGCGGCGCATCAAGCTGCTGGTGGCGCTGCGCACCTCGCTGGGCGGCCCGACGGCTTCGGCGCGCCAGGCGGCCACGCTCGATCAGGCCTTGAACGGCCGGCTGCTGCTCAACGTGGTGCCCGGCGGCGACGCCACCGAACTGGCGGCCGATGGCGTGTTTCTCGCGCACGACGAACGCTATGAAGCCGCCGACGAATT from Paraburkholderia acidisoli carries:
- a CDS encoding NAD(P)-dependent oxidoreductase, coding for MNKERIGFIGLGNMGGRMTRRLVDAGIQVLGFDTVRERVDAAGAQAAATVADAVKFADVVMMSLPDSKVVEAVVEGPDGVLAQCRAGQIVVDLSTAAASSTIRLAKLFAERGVQYVDAGISGGAAAAEKGKLTLMVGGDTQAVQALQWAFAPIATKVAHMGESGAGHTTKLLNNFLNAVSLAASAEVMVAGKKAGLDLHLLLDVLNSSSGVNFATLNRFPKIVDGDYLEGGLTGKLMTKDVVLYVDRARELGVVSLNASGPLASFGLGTALGYGDVISNRVVDAIGDVSGGVRLHDKKAG
- a CDS encoding cupin domain-containing protein; protein product: MKVFHGRAEGGKSEQRGATFTGVVYADPVMAPTDGVTINTVFFSPSARTFWHTHEYGQVLTVTAGRGWVCKEGEPPQEIRQGDIVFIGPNERHWHGASDASYMVHIATSLGSATWQEEVAEADYPQGLNAR
- a CDS encoding carboxymuconolactone decarboxylase family protein, producing the protein MTPVEATRDRDDHGTPRDPQRIKDDFVRVHGTWNAAWESMLRLDAGFVDAYVAFSGVPQRRNHLEPKVRAFIALAADACATQLYAPGVAQHIDAALACGATREELMEVLELVSTIGIHTSNVGVPVLLEVLEEEGLRAGPAALSERQLALKEAFTRNRGYWHPTWEGLLELDPDLFEAYVAFSSVPWRTGVLSPKVKEFMYCAFDASSTHLYVPGLKLHFRNALRYGATAEELMELLEIVSTTGIHGAELGAPLLEAALARREAG
- a CDS encoding GntR family transcriptional regulator, with protein sequence MSTDIGLVRPETLRHQVENVLRQAIMSGRFAPGARLIERELCESLGVSRTSVREALRKLEAEKLVRNVPHKGPVVAVMSREEAAELYALRALLEGFAAHEFARVANDATIERFGEAAKELRVQATAQSQEGVLKAKTALYDVLLDHCGNSLVKEILTSLYSRVNLLRATSLMHPDRLPSSLSEIDKLYEALKARDADKAQELARQHVLNAEKAAMRMLDGNNAATGEGEEA
- a CDS encoding C40 family peptidase, with product MLAAFALAAACALAGCASGPNALPSPSASSAPALPPDTVSLFAIEHYDQNVDHVIDPASASYDTPFLTPEVQRAQFAALVARYFGDGPSDPSPWNRAYVEQRVYRNGGSDIAALQTRRIALFDNADKAPRRVGYGMNFRPHTKAWIDAIASNMNVAQFERAPAYDASRRAIATSALYVRELPTIDPSFYSHRIAGEGYPFDNLQVSAVRPGTPLYVLGTSADGAWRYVQTPDVQGWVRAEGVARADNAFVAAWRAAVKQSLGVVVVASAAVRDDSGVFRFDAPAGSLLPLRASTTGAATATNGVNGANEGSGATGATREVVVPARDIEGRAVIRTAPLDANAVVGGPLAATPRHLAMLMKALIGRPYGWGNANFDNDCSAELQSIFAAFGVWLPRHSSTQMSAGVMTDLSSSTPAERLAWLAQHGAPMRTLIYIGGHVMLYLGNTERDGHAVPLVYQDVWGLRPADNSRRAVIGGSVVLPLLLSYPEDPSLQSLAATPTFQVSILGTPAGAAPSHDDEENPAG
- a CDS encoding GNAT family N-acetyltransferase: MSTVKDWAPSVQQPDAARISQEPAPTAHSIFHEPWWLDIATQGNWQRAVVKLNDKVIGEMPYAIRRTRLWRVSHLPPLTRTLGPVIAPVTGSAARQQRHRLDVTARLIDQLPECDSFFQVLDPRVDDALAFALRGFSVSARYTYRIAPDVPAEEAWARLDSKTRNVIRSASHELTIDADLTPEAFLAFYDANLAARSRTNAYGSTVMRELVNAFVERKTGMLLGAYASNGQLVAAIGIVWDHQSMYYLLSSRTHDAHCGSISLLLWTSICRALDRKLTFDFDGFSSPSTFNFLSGFGATLTQRLGVERLGTLYLLTRTVKRRFAPAHVFAPNL
- a CDS encoding glycosyltransferase family 4 protein; the encoded protein is MSIRILFVIGNLGDYHVPRYEALVNAAASRGHQVALLEVFPRSGVYGFPQERRAAFFANRPRQAETLVADGSDSDSLGVSASARLTTKVLEFGPDVVITLGYNTGYSTLLCALRLLTRRYKLIYMSDSKADDGLRHRAKERLKRWLVSRFDGALVAGEKHRRYAQSLGIPMARSRIGFDVIDVDYFAQLAQQARDDDATVRLRFGLPQRYVLCVSRFVARKNVDVLIEAWRQSGVHEQGVGLVLVGQGPLEAHLRERIEASGVASQVTILQSLANTEMPNLYALAEFVVLASEFDQWGLCVSEAFAASCPAIVTRTCGVADEVVIDGVNGFVVEPRDVNTLALRIAELGGDRVMRDRFALNAQTTIRRWTPTLFASSALDLAETTTRKARDSARHGLV
- a CDS encoding HU family DNA-binding protein, with amino-acid sequence MNKQELIDAVAASTGETKAATGAAIDAILEVVTRAVTSGDSVQLVGFGSFSTGQRAARVGRNPATGEEIQIAAAKTVKFTAGKAFKDAVNAS
- a CDS encoding sensor domain-containing diguanylate cyclase, with the protein product MQQGTPATAASFANMGVDLLDFFDVTPTSLWLEDYSQLRALFERWRAQGVTDLRRFLEEDPRRVAECSACIRVLKVNRHTLSLYGARDYEELSAHLSEVLRDDMFQAHVGELEQMWTGSATFESKSVNYTLAGRRMDILLRGVILPGHEDDWSRVLVSIEDVSALEEARHRAAASEQYALGVFEHAPVSLWVEDFSAIRDLLDEVRMQGIVDFRTFTDVHPEFVERCMSEIRVLDVNHYTLGMFRVPDKATLLARLPDVFRDEMRPHFREQLLDLWEGRLFQQREVVNYALDGSELNVHLQFSVFPGHEAKWDLVLLALTDITARKKAEAYLEFLGKHDVLTKLKNRSFYVDEINRLQRKGPFPVSAIVLDMDNLKAVNDQLGHAAGDALLRRAGEALAKAIQKPYQAARIGGDEFAVLLPGADVRDAAIVADSITKLVELNNQFYGGPKLSFSLGVASCEEGDNVETMLREADAAMYEAKRRRNENARAPMEAEAVGKDVTGKA